The window AAGTAAAAACTAGCTGTCTTTCTCATTTGGCAACTCCTCCGATATGGTAGATTCTTGCTCCAAACATTGCTCGCTAGCTCGCAATGTTTGGATGTCTTCTATCATACCACGAGTGTTACCTATGTTTCTCAGCCTCCGCAGCAGAACGCTGGTACCGTTCTTTCTCGCTATATATACAGCCGCAATACTGCTGACGGTAAAGACCCGCATCCTTGGAGAAAGATACGCTTTCTTTATATCCCTTTCTAAAATCTTTATAGAAAAAATCAATATCAAACTCAGATGCAACTGATTCACCAATGCTTTTAATTAAGTCGTGTTTTTGGTAGGGGCTTATGAGCATTGTTGTAGAAAAGGCATCAAATTTTCCTGATTTTGCAGTTTTCGCTGTCTCAGCCAATCTAATTTCATAACAGATGGAGCATCTATTGTTTTCCCTAAATACAACCTGCCTCAAGAATTCTTCAATAGCATAATCATCTTTTATAATCAGCTTTATCCCTTTTTCTTCAGTATAATCTTTGAGGCAATTCAATCTCTTAGCATACTCTGTAAATGGATGAATATTCGGATTGTAAAAAAATGCCGATGCTTGCATTCCATGTTCTGAAAGTATCTTATATGG of the bacterium genome contains:
- a CDS encoding epoxyqueuosine reductase QueH gives rise to the protein MKLLLHTCCAPCLTYPYKILSEHGMQASAFFYNPNIHPFTEYAKRLNCLKDYTEEKGIKLIIKDDYAIEEFLRQVVFRENNRCSICYEIRLAETAKTAKSGKFDAFSTTMLISPYQKHDLIKSIGESVASEFDIDFFYKDFRKGYKESVSFSKDAGLYRQQYCGCIYSEKERYQRSAAEAEKHR